CCGCCGGGCGGGGACACCAGGATCGCCGTGATGGTGCCGGTCCGGGTCTCCGCCGTCACCTCGGCCCCGCCGTGATCATCCACGGTGATGACGCCGGTGCCCGAGCGCAGCGTGAGCGCGCCGTCCACCTGCCGCGCCGTGATGGCGCCGGCATCGGTGGTGGCGGCTACCGGACCGGCAAAGCGCACCACCTGGATGCTGCCCGAATCGGCCCGGGCCACCAGGCTGCCGGAGCCGTCGGTGACGGTGATCGAGCCCGCGTCGGCGGCCAGGTCCAGGCTGCCGTCATACCCCTGCACGGCGATCGTCCCGGCGTCCGTCCGCACCGTCACCGCCATGCCGGCCGGCGCGTAGATGCGGTAGGTGGTCTGCCACAAGCCGGGGCTGAAGCCCCGGGCCGACACCCGGCCGGTGACCCGCACGGTCGCGCCGCCCTCGGCCGTCAGGTTCAGCCGGGGCGCAGCGCCCTCCCGGGGGAAGGCCAGGCCGCGGGCGGTCTGCCTGGCCTCCACCCGCACCTCGTCCGCCTGGTGGGGGAGCAGCGTCACCTGCCCGACGTCGATGTTCACCTCCAGCGCGGCCGCGCCGGCGGTCGGGACCGTGCGCACCTCGGTCTGGGTGGCGCCGTCATCGAGGGAAAGCGAGATTTCGGGGCTCGCGCCCGAGAAGGCGTGCACCACGGAGGTCAGCGCCAGGGCGCCGGCCAGCAGGAAGGCGCCGCCCACGTCCAACCGGAGCGGGCGCCGGCCGGCCCGGTCCAGCAGGCCCCAGATCAGGTACTCCAGCCCGAAGCCGATGAGGAAGACGGGCCAGAGGCGCAGCAGCAGCTCCGTGTAGCGGGGGCCGGCGGCGGCGATGTTATCGCTGAGCAGTGCGGCGCCGGCAGCGACGAGGCCGATGGCCACGGTTGCGCGGCCCACGCGGCGCGGGCTGGTGTTCATGCCGGGAATCCTCCTTCGGTTGCGTCTTGAACGTTCCACGGGTGCGTCTCGTTCGCTTCACCCGGTTTGACGCTGCTCCGCCGGGGATTCCTTCACCGCCTTCGCTGCACTTCAGCGCGTCCCCCACACCACCAGCGCGACGCCCAGCAGCACGATCAGCACCCGGCCGGGCTGGAGCCTGCCGAGGCTGGCGGCGAGGCCGAGCGCGCTGACCGTGATGAAGATGACCGGCCCCACCAGCCCCAGCAGCGAGTTGAGCCGCAGCATCGCCCTGGGGTCGGCCATGCGCAGGAGCAGCACCGCGGCGCAGACCTCGATGCAGGCCGAGAGCATGCGGGCGAGCCGCATTCCCCAGATCAGCTTCTCCTCCACGGACCGGCCCCCCTATTGCCAGCGCACCAGCGCCAGCAGGATGGCGGTGAAGCCTGCGGCGGCCAGGGGGCCGACGGGGATGCCCTTGAACAGCACCACGCCCAGGATGGTGCCGACCACCATGCCGACGATCACCTCGGGCTTCACCTGCAGCAGCGTCACGCCGTAGCCGCTGAGCACGGCGGCGATGATGCCGCCCAGGATGGCCGCGAGGCCGCTCCAGGAGGTGAAGGACTGCCGGATCTCGGCCCAGCCCACCTCGCCGGTGGCGAACGGGACCAGCACGGCCATCAGGAGGAAGATCAGCCCGGCCTCCAGCCCCCGCCTCTCCAGGAGCGGGAAGAAGCGATCGAGGCTGAGCACGCGCATGATGAGCACGACGCCTGCGGCGGTGACGATCAGCGAGTTGCGCGCCGCGACGCCCAGCGCCATCAGGGCGAGGAGGATCACCCGATCGCTCGGCATGGACATCCCTCCCGTTGCGATTCTATCGGAGGCCTGGACGAAAAATGCCTGGGGGTGTCGCACCACCCGGGTTCGGGGAATCTAATCAGTGGATCGCGCAGGGAGGGATTTGCCGGTGGGGCAGTTGAAGGCGCCGGCGGGGCCGAACCGCTGGCTGCAGCTGGCGGCGCTCTGTACCGTTCCGCTGATCATGGTTCTCGGCAACTCGATGCTCATCCCGGTCCTGCCCGACATGGGGCGGGTGATGAACATCAGCAAGGCGACCACCGGGCTGGCCGTCACCGCGTTCTCGCTCTCGGCCGGCGTTGCCATCGCCGTGGCCGGCTTCCTGGCCGACCGCTACGGCCGCAAGCTGGTGGTGGTGCCCAGCCTGGTGCTCTACGGCCTGGGCGGGATCGTCTCGGGGCTGGCGGGCTGGAGGCTCGGCGCGGGCGGCTTCACCATGGTGATGGTGGGCCGGGTGATTCAGGGCATCGGCGCGGCGGGCACCGCCCCGGTGGCCATGGCCTTTGTCGGCGACCTGTTCCGGGGCGGCAGCCGCGTGACGGCCCTGGGCATCTTCGAGGCCTCCAACGGCCTGGGCAAAGTCATCTCGCCGATCCTGGGGGCGCTGATCGGCCAGGTCTTCGTCTGGTGGGCGGTCTTCTTCGCCTACGCCCTCCTCGCCATCCCCTTCGCCCTGGGGGTCTGGTTCCTCACCCGTGAGCCAAGGCGCCAGAAGGCGCCGCCGGCCCGGGA
The Symbiobacterium terraclitae genome window above contains:
- a CDS encoding DUF4097 family beta strand repeat-containing protein — protein: MNTSPRRVGRATVAIGLVAAGAALLSDNIAAAGPRYTELLLRLWPVFLIGFGLEYLIWGLLDRAGRRPLRLDVGGAFLLAGALALTSVVHAFSGASPEISLSLDDGATQTEVRTVPTAGAAALEVNIDVGQVTLLPHQADEVRVEARQTARGLAFPREGAAPRLNLTAEGGATVRVTGRVSARGFSPGLWQTTYRIYAPAGMAVTVRTDAGTIAVQGYDGSLDLAADAGSITVTDGSGSLVARADSGSIQVVRFAGPVAATTDAGAITARQVDGALTLRSGTGVITVDDHGGAEVTAETRTGTITAILVSPPGGPVTLRTNTGSIHLTMPASSDATVRASTGTGRILGMNGGGGDGLARSASRTLGAGTHRVTLEANMGTIQFSTR
- a CDS encoding YqhV family protein, translating into MEEKLIWGMRLARMLSACIEVCAAVLLLRMADPRAMLRLNSLLGLVGPVIFITVSALGLAASLGRLQPGRVLIVLLGVALVVWGTR
- a CDS encoding DUF441 domain-containing protein, which codes for MPSDRVILLALMALGVAARNSLIVTAAGVVLIMRVLSLDRFFPLLERRGLEAGLIFLLMAVLVPFATGEVGWAEIRQSFTSWSGLAAILGGIIAAVLSGYGVTLLQVKPEVIVGMVVGTILGVVLFKGIPVGPLAAAGFTAILLALVRWQ